ACGTATTGAACCTGAGGTTACCCCCATGGGAGAGAAATCCCATAaatgctctgagtgtgggaaaagtttcacttTCAGATCACATCTTAGTAGCCATCAGAAAACCCACattggagagagaccatataGATGCTTgcaatgtgggaaaagcttcaaacaGAAGTCAAGCCTTATTgtacatcagagaatccacacaggggagagaccatataaatgccctGAGTGTGGAAAAGATTTCACTGAACGATCAACCCTCAGTAggcatgagagaacccacacaggagagagaccatataagtgTTTCcattgtgggaaaagtttccgATTCAGTTCAAACCTTTTTATCCATCAGAGAGTGCACACGGGAGAGAGGCCGTATAAATGCCAGGAGTGTGGGAAAGCTTTCGCTGTACACGCGTACCTCCTTAACCACAAGAGAacacacacaggagagagaccatataaatgccacgAGTGTGGGAAAGGATTCACTGAACGATCAGCTCACTAtagacatgagagaacccacatcAGAgtgagaccatataaatgccaggAGTGTGGGAAATGTTTCCTTTCCCAATCAGATCTTATTAAACATGAGAGAACACATACGGGAGAGTCATCATATAAGTGCCgtgagtgtgggaaaggtttcactatACAATCAGCCCTCAGtagacatgagagaacccacacgggcgagagaccatataaatgccatgaatgtgggaaaagtttcGCTGAACAATCAGCTCTCATtagacatgagagaacccacacaggggagagaccatataaatgccatgagtgtgggaaaggtttcactgtacgATCAGACCTCATTAGACATgaaagaacccacacaggagagagaccatataagtgcttccattgtgggaaaagcttcagtgtgaGTTCATACCTTTTTGTCCATCAGGGTGTGCACATGGGAGAGAGGCCGTATAAATGCAATGAGTGTGGAAAAGATTTCACTTTTCAATCAGCCCTTAGTAAGCATGAGAAAACCCACATGGGAGAGAGACCATGTAAGTGCTTTGACTGTGGAAAAAGGTTCAAAGAGAGGTCACACCTTGTAAGCCATCAGAAAGTGCacaagcgagagagagagaccctaTAAATGTCAGacacttcagggggtagctgaatgagtctgcacagcaggggtgaccaacccattagagacaaaaagccaaaatagaggtggtggtggtggtggggcattGTTGAGTGAAAAGACCCCGAAGACTTGCACTGGGAGACAATAGGTGCTGATATGCTGTCCTGTGACATGCCATCACAAAAAacgcactgggaaggggtgagaggagcaagctctgggagggaatttgggtgcaaaAGGAAGTAGAGAGGATGCTGGGTCAgagagggggttccaggctggagagtgttggggtcaggtggagggttggggttcTGTGCAAGCTGAAGGCTTGTGGCGAtgaggctgcaggagtttgggctggggtgcatgtggggctcaaggaagggaggcggggagTATAATGGGCTCGGGACAGGTTTGCGGTGTATGGATGGTGCAGggatgttgtggcagaagattggggatgtgggggtgcaggagtttggggatgtgagaggctcaggatggGGGATTCCAGTGTATGAGAGGGATTCCAGTGTATGGGATCTGGGAggttgcaggagtgttatgatgctgtgaccagatgggggcttggtggccaggcttcatttttaaataaaatatgtcaaacacaaaagatttcagtgttgtctttatttatgaggggggcggggaacctcttttgagtcatgggtcactgacccacagaaaaatcagtcagggccacaaAAGTGAGATGCAAAACAACCACCCGTCCAAAAAAACCCTAactctcactaatgtggccccaactgtgttggtgggggcaggggaacaggtTGCTGGGGCACGGTGCTGAgggtgctgtggcaggaggctgggacaggatgctggtgggtactggggcagagggttggtggggtctggggcagggggttggtggggtctggggcagggtactcagtgggggtctggccagggggaaggtacagagacagctggggatgttcttcccttcccctccattcCCTTCTCCTAAACAACTGGTGCACGTCCTGAAATGCCTGGTCTGTTGCTCTGCCGGgatcttcctgctgcctccctgtgcagggtgtgtgtgtgtgtaggagtctgaggactgcatgccagctccaacttctcaggaagcgtaCACTTCCTCTGTTTCCCATAACAGCTgtatgcttcctgagaagttgagCTGTCATGCAGTCCTGGAATTCCtattcctttcccccctctgccccctgcacaggCAGGCAACAGGGGGAAAAGTCCGCGTAGTATGACAGCAACGTCATTTCAGGAAGCGTGCCAGCTGTttaagggaggggaagggcagcctGTGCTCTTCTTGAGACACAGGACCTAGTTTGTAGCTGTGAGACTTCTCCCTGCTCGCCACAGGAAGCCAGtgtgctacctccattttcactggcagtAGCATCAGCGAGGGCTTTTTGGGCAtgggagggaattgggggggCTGGAACACCTCACAATCAACTGGTCATGCCCCTGCAGTCGACAAGTTGATCGCTATTGACAGgctggtgaccacggctctaaatTCAATCCTCCtttcccctagagccaggcccaCCGCTCTAattcagtccccctcccctttctcagagccaggcacaactccctcgtctcccccccccactctaactcaatccccttccccagagccaggtacccccccccactctaacccaattcccctcctcttccccagagtgaggcacccccccgctctaacccaatcccccccaagctagacacctcccctcccttctctaacccacttcttctccccccactttcccccaaccttatgctcaggTCCCGGAGCCCTTGCCACTGCCACCACGTGCACCTGGGATGCCGTGTGCACCCCCGCACACACCTgatccccccctcccttctccaaagCCAGGCATCTCCCCCCCCTATAAAccaatttccctccctcccaaacttATGCCCAGATCCCAGAGCCGCTACTACACCTGAAGCCCTCGCCACTGGTGGAGCCCCTGTTGgagtcactaggggtgtgtctagactacatgcctccgtcgacggaggcatgtagattagccagatcggcagagggaaatgaagccgcgattaaaataataatatgcctcgtgaaaccaggtttacctgtgccgatcaagaaaggcttctttgtcggcgcggcgcgtccagactgccccgatctgccgacaaacagctgatcagcagagcggggcagccatttaaatttaaatgaagccgcgattattttaatcgcggcttcatttccctctgccgatctggctaatctacatgcctccgtcgacggaggcatgtagtttagacgtaccctacctGTGCTGGGATGCAGACTGGGATCTGTGTGCAGCCCAGCCTGCATGTGCAGATGATGCAGTGCTCTGTGAGCGGAATGGCATGGGCCATGAGCACACATGCGGCTCAGAGCATCCCAACCGTGAGCGTGGTTAacctgagcagttctgggttcCAACCCGATTCCATCAGGAGCTGCGATTTCTTtcttcatgagccatgggttggccaccgctgctgaacaggctaaacaaaaaacaacaagcggtctggtagcattttatagactaaggctacatctatgaTGCAgccttctgcaaaagcttatgcaaatgaagtgtggagtagaatattgctttgtttcatttgcatacttaattagcaagctgtttttgtac
This genomic stretch from Pelodiscus sinensis isolate JC-2024 chromosome 26, ASM4963464v1, whole genome shotgun sequence harbors:
- the LOC142818241 gene encoding uncharacterized protein LOC142818241, with translation MGCRTPMSVFSSAPGLQRQGQEMAVVEPVSFKEVAVYFSEEEWALLDLAQRALYGDVMQENYEAVSWLDFPCQKVAEVTKDVTLKVFLERFSILKPDLILWLERGEVPWALILKETELLRQTGAVEESGKLSQKLSGARTVRENNENQQQDSPGTIESQGMFLEGDEGDVSQCVEQTETWGNQHRAERQLENNPSRKAEESMECGGESKDPKEILAQQRNHNGKKCCDESSDCEKILSEKSGLILPQRGHTGERLCKCLECGKSLIDVSSRIEPEVTPMGEKSHKCSECGKSFTFRSHLSSHQKTHIGERPYRCLQCGKSFKQKSSLIVHQRIHTGERPYKCPECGKDFTERSTLSRHERTHTGERPYKCFHCGKSFRFSSNLFIHQRVHTGERPYKCQECGKAFAVHAYLLNHKRTHTGERPYKCHECGKGFTERSAHYRHERTHIRVRPYKCQECGKCFLSQSDLIKHERTHTGESSYKCRECGKGFTIQSALSRHERTHTGERPYKCHECGKSFAEQSALIRHERTHTGERPYKCHECGKGFTVRSDLIRHERTHTGERPYKCFHCGKSFSVSSYLFVHQGVHMGERPYKCNECGKDFTFQSALSKHEKTHMGERPCKCFDCGKRFKERSHLVSHQKVHKRERETL